In Shinella sp. XGS7, a single genomic region encodes these proteins:
- a CDS encoding integrase arm-type DNA-binding domain-containing protein, translated as MARNLIPSDLTIRTIKPGDPRRRLSDGDGLYLLLYVRGGSHGWRLDYSFQGLRKTLSLGTYPDTGVALARQKADEARRLVAQGVDPSDARMEAKAQASRQREAELRDEAGLPVVGSFEAVAREWLETVHQAKVSAGHAKRTQIRLEQDAFPWIGKRPIGEIEPPELLQCLRRVEARGAIEAQGGLRALHGGPGWQPR; from the coding sequence ATGGCTCGCAACCTGATCCCGTCAGATCTGACGATCCGCACCATCAAGCCGGGTGATCCACGCAGGCGTCTGAGCGACGGAGACGGCCTGTACCTGCTTCTCTATGTCCGCGGCGGCTCGCACGGCTGGCGGCTGGACTACAGCTTCCAAGGGCTCCGCAAAACGCTGAGCCTGGGCACGTATCCGGATACCGGCGTGGCGCTGGCCCGGCAGAAGGCCGACGAAGCCCGGCGCCTGGTTGCACAAGGCGTGGATCCGAGCGACGCGCGGATGGAGGCCAAAGCGCAAGCCTCACGGCAGCGCGAAGCGGAGTTGCGCGACGAGGCCGGTTTACCGGTGGTCGGATCGTTTGAAGCAGTCGCACGGGAGTGGCTCGAAACGGTGCACCAGGCAAAGGTCAGCGCGGGGCATGCCAAGCGCACCCAGATCCGGCTTGAACAGGACGCCTTCCCATGGATCGGCAAACGGCCGATAGGGGAGATCGAGCCACCGGAACTCCTTCAATGCCTGCGGCGGGTCGAAGCACGCGGTGCCATAGAGGCACAAGGAGGGCTTCGAGCCCTTCATGGTGGCCCAGGGTGGCAGCCGCGTTGA